A stretch of DNA from Cryptococcus neoformans var. grubii H99 chromosome 14, complete sequence:
ggttGCAGGAAAAAGTGATAGGGCGAGAATCGTTGTTGATAGAGTCAATAGGAAAGAGAATGCTCTACCAGTCTCCTGCCAAGAAGTCAGCTTCCGGCTCTTGAAGATAAATCAGGAGTAAACTTACGCGTACACTTTTTGTTACGACTGGCCAGCCAGCAAATAGCAACACGGCAAGCAGGATCAATGAAAAGACATGGGCTGTTGAGGGTAGGCGAGAAGCAAGCACAACGGATGCTGAAAGCGCTGAAGTTAGTGACAGCGACGATGTCAAGCTGCTTTAATGTCAGCACCTTATCGCTCAGGCCTAGAGCATCGTGATGTGTaccttttctcctctccgaTTTCCCTCAAGCCCACACTACCCCGTCGCTTTCTCAGCCTTTCGCGTCTCCTCACAACCCTcacatcttctcctgtcCTGAAATCCACTAGTAAGAGGTGCACAAACCCAAGGCCGCCGGCTAAAGGCCAGATTGAATCTGAAGTTGTCGCGGACGTTAAGGTTCCGAGCACCGGGGAAAgcagggaaagaagaagaggaggtagTATAAGGGTGCGAAGTGGAGTTGGTGTGGGTATCAATGGATCTACTGTATTATCAGCATTGATCATTgtaaaggaaaaaaaagcgATGAACCTTGAGGCTGTTTGGGACCCCATCTACCCCAGCCCCAAGTCCATATTGCCCATCCACTAATACCACCCAGCACGCACCCCCAGCCCACAGCTTCTGGAGTGACTCTTTCTTCTAAAAGTGCCACAAATATTGCAAGGAATACGGCAATAATAGAGATATGCTGTGAAATGGGGAGACATGCTAACAACAAGGAGTAAAAAGGGGGCCGTGGGCGGGGTACTACCGTGGATTTCAGCTGGGTAGACTTGCGATTTTATCATATAAAAAAAGCTTACGTATATCATTAAGCTCTGATAAAAAGTCAGGAGGCACATAGTTGTCAGGATAAGGCTGACTTCTCCACAAGACTTTTTCCCATTTGGGCAAATGTTTTCGGTTTATTTGTAACGACGGTGTCAAGGGCTGcttgggagaaggaggggacATGACATTGTGGTGCCAGAGGTTGCAGCTGTGGTTGTATCTAGTATTTGTCCCAGCCCGGATATAGCCAGGGGGCTAGGTTGATTGTCCGTATATGCTTACTGTTTATAGGAAGATCTCGTTGTTGGCTGTATTGTCGCGCTGGCcagagaagaaagcgaTGACGGGGAAGATATGGGCTGGTCTGGTTTTATCCTGAGCTCGATGGGTTATTAATTACGCTGGGGATTTCCGTCGGCCTTCCGTTAAGATCATGTAACTGGTTGAGATAACACACCTCTCTGTATAGCAGTAGCAAAGCGGCAATACTGGCCACGCATCATAATCACGTATCGAAATGCCATCCCAGAAGTTTACAGAATACCTCCTTAACAAATACGTATGTCtgtctctttctttctccttctccctcataACGCCGAGACTGACTCGAGGTATTCATCTGTAGGCCGATGACTTCAAAGCGGCCACCACCCATCCATTCTTGGAGCAAGCTGGAAAAGGTGTCATCGACCCCAGACCTCTCAGGGCCTGGCTTAAGCAGGATTATCTTTATGCCTACATAGGATATATAAAGGTATGTTTGTGCTGAACATATCAGAACGAATGTCAACCGATCATGCGTGTCTGTGATATCGCAGTTTGCATCTTCTGTTTTATCCCATCTACACATCCCTACTCCCCTTTCTGCCCCGTCACCCAACACATCCAAAGCCATTTCGGTCCTCACATTCTCACTCGCCAACGTGAAACGCGAGACAGACTTCTTCGTATCCACTGCCAAGGCTCATGGGCTTGATGTCTTCTCCCCGGAAGCCAATGATGGTGCTGAAGGTGGCTTGTTGGGCGAGTACAATGAAATAACACGTGCGTATGTAGACTTTTTACACGCTGTTGGTGGGGTAGGCGCCGTCGAAGAAGGTCTTGTGTTACTTTGGGCTATGGAGATTGTGAGTCCAATGACAGACTGTTTGCAAGACTCTTCCGAACGCTAAGACACACACCACAGGCCTATTTGACGGCCTGGAGAAATGCCAAATCTTTGCGATCTGAAACTCTTACCTCTGCCGATCCTTCAAACCTTTCTCAAACACAGCAAGCATTGCTGAAATTTGTTGACAACTGGACATGCGACGAGTTTGTGGAGTTTGTGACTGATTGTGCCGATATTGTGGATGGGGCTGGCATCGAAATTGGAAGCGCCCTTGCTGAACGTTGTGAGACGGTAAGTTCAAAGTTGGATTGTCCTGATACAGTCATTGATCAGAGTCTGCAGGTGTTCAAGAGAACCCTTTGGCTTGAACAACGTTTCTGGCCTTCTGTATAGATGTTGAGATAATAAATAGACATGCAGATAAGGCAATGAATAACCCGAATGACAGAATGCAACAATTTAATGCATTCCCGCACGACATGCTGTACAATTTCAACAGTTATCAGGACGGCGGAACAATATTATAGTCGAGAAGAGTATTGTCGGTGGGAGAAGGGTGATGTTAGGCGACAGTTGGTCGAGAGCGATGACAGTTATAtggcggagaagggaggaaagtTTGGAAAGGAGGCGGATGTGTGACAATCTGTTTAGAAGTCGTCGACTTTGGGCTTATTTTCCTTAGAGGCGGGGCTGGCTTGGCTCGCGAGCTGACTAAGCTGGCTCGCAAGATGTACGGGTTTGCCCCTGACAATTGAATCACCCCACATCAGCACCGCTAATTTGTGATTTGGTGAGAACTTGGGAAACTCACTTCTGGAAGTGCCTTTGCTTAGAGCTGTTCAACTTTGCAGAGATAGGTGAAAGAACATCGGAAGGAGAAACGATAGAACTACAAACATGTCCTGTCAgtcaacaaacaaacaCGCATATCACAGGTTATCACAAGCAAAAATCGCACGCACCCAGGCTTAACGCCGCCACGACCGGCAGCGCCTAAAAgacccttcttctgcaagAAGCTGGGCTGAGGGGCGGGAGGGGGAACGGTGTTTTGAGCTGTTATGAGGGTGGCAAAAGATTTGGAACAAACATCGGGCTGAGAGTGAGTCGGGGCTCATAGAGTGGTTTTGAGGGCTACCCACCGTTTGATTGTTTGAGAGGAGCGGACATACTTGCGAATTATTGGTTGTTGATGGTGGTAAAAAATATAAAGAAAACAAGATCAACAGTGTGGTAATAAGATGTTAAGTTGTAGATGCACGGAGTATGGCGAATTGCTGCAagtgaaaaaggaaggcgCGCccaaacaacaaacatcCTTATATGGGAGCCTGGAATAAACAGCCGTCTCCGGAGGATACCCACAAGTCCGTGGTGGAGGCCGGCAACTGTAGTTGTAACGTATTATGATATGCCATCCCTAACTTCGCTCACCAGGGTAGCATACGAACCACAGCAGGATAcatgaaggaaggaaacGCCTTCACCTCAGCGGAGGCAGGCCCCTCAAGGCCTGTCTATAATCCTCACAGATCATGGTCAGTAGATGAGGTGGATACAAGTATCCAGATGTCCTATGGAGATGTCGATGGCAAGGTAAGACACGTCTCAAATTCATTTTTGCAAGACATTGACGGTGTGCTAGCGGAACGGTTTAGTTAAGGATTCTCTCTCAACGTCACATCCACATTCCCCTCCTCATGTCTCGCCTTCAGCCACTCTTCGACGTAAACCGCACCTAGCTATAGATCTCCCTTTACACACGTCTGCCTCGGAAATATTCATCCCGCCTGTTCCCTCCAGCCTTGATCAATCATCTGCGGATAAGCCGAGCACTTACTCAAGCTTACCACCATCACCCACGAGTGAATTTCTGACGACGCCTAAAAGGAAGACTCTCGATCGAGATGAACTAGATGAAATATTGGATCAGCTTGGAAACACAAGTACGCGAAGCGACGTTGATTATGATGttgatggggatgatgCAACAGATGTCGAGGAATGGTGGCCTGCTAGATCGAGAAGGCCGACGGTaggcgaagaagaccgGCCTGACCAGGGATATAGGTCTACCTCTGAGCTGATGTCGCCCAATTCTCCGGTCTCTGCCACCGCAACGGAACATGATACCCTCggagggcgagaaggaaaagagagcTCTGGAGAGATTCCCGGCGTATGGGGATtgttgaaggatgaaatGGGTGCAGAGGATTGGGAAGGGTGGATCGCTGATGGAAAATGGTCTGTACACTGCCTTGCTATCCGCTTCTTTCAGCTGATCGTTCACATAGGGAACGTATCGCCAACTTCCTCGCAGTTCCTCTGGCTGTAGAAAAAACGACCCTTTTTGGAGGACTTCTATGCTTAGACGGTTTCTTATATAATTTCACCGTTCTTCCCATTCGATCTACCTTTGCCCTGGCACGAtttttttcaaacttcTTTCGCAATCGAGCATGGCGGCCGGTGCCTATTGCTCATCTCAACTCCATCCTGAGGATGCTCCTCCTCATGATACCTGCCGGTGTGCTCCTAGCGAGTACGGACGCTAGTAAAATGTATCATACCGTGAGAGGCCAGGATACTATCAAGCTCTATGTCATCTTTAATGCCTTGGAGGTAAGCCACATATTTGTACGACAAGAAATCCTACACTAAGACAAGCAAAGATCGGTGATAGACTTTGCGGCGCCTTTGGACAAGATGTTTTAGACACTTTGTTCGCAAGAGAGACCCTCTCACCGAGTGTAAGGAAGCGCGGAAAAGGCCGTAAGCGGCAGCAGGCCAGGCCAGTATTCTTTTTTGCTTTATCATTGGGCTATGTCTGTAAGTTTCTTTACTAATCTCAACAGGCTATGAAACTGATAGTGTACAGTGACACACTCCCTCATTTTCTTCTACATGCTTGTTTCGCTCAACGTTGCCATTAATTCTTACGACTATACGCTCTTGTCGCTCCTGATAAGTAATCAGTTTGTAGAGATCAAAGGCTGTAAGTAGTCACGCCAAGCGGCGGAATCCGGCACTTATTCTAACTTTTATAGCTGTGTTCAAGAAatttgaaaaggagaatcTCTTCCAGATCATGTGTGCCGGTAAGACTATGGTCTCACCGTATATGGGACTTCATTATTTAATATTTTTTACAGACATTGTCGAACGCTTCCAGTTGAGTCTAATGCTGGCCGTAATTGCAATCCGCAACATGATCGAGATGTCTGGATCTGAAATTGCATTCTTGCCGAAAAGCTTCATGAAGGGCAAAAGTCTTGTGGACTCCATCTTATCGGTAAAGTCATCGTCAGTTATGCCTGCTATTGCTAAGTTGGACTTGATTTCAGCCTGTACTTTTCGTGATCATGTCGGAGATGGTCGTTGATTGGGTGAAGCATGCCTTCATATCAAAATTCAATCACGTTCGAGCATCAGTCTACGAGAGATTCACAGACGTCTTGGCCAAAGATGTTCTTCTAGCTGGTTCCATtacttcatcctcatctcgtCGCCACCGAGACGGCAAAAGCAGGAATCACCGTATCTTGCTCGATCAATCACCCTTGGTCGCGCGGCGTCTTGGCTTTGCCTCCATCCCTCTAGCATGTTTGGTTCTGCGGATCTCCTGGCAAGCAATAGGGATGCTGACCATGTCGCATTCGCATGCCGAAGAGTCGGAATTTGGCGataaaggagaagaagggctATGGGGTATGGTGTGGTGGGGTTTGAAGGTTGCTAGTTGGATCGGAATGGGAATCTGTTCGTGGGGATGGTAAGAATATTCTTTTAAACTTATATGAGGCAAGATGCTaaaggggaagagcagTCTAGTGTTCCTCAAAATTATACTTGGATTATCTCTCTTGGGTTTCTCGGCAATGCGTCAAGAAGGAATGGACGAGAGGGAGGCGGAAGATAGCGTTAATGATTATGGCAGATCAGCAGTGGGAGaaagcaaagaagaaactgTGCGTCTTtatctccctcttctcttcgaTAAGCAGAATGTCGTTGATTAAAGTTTAGGAATACAACCGTCAAACAAGAGAATACCTGTCCAAAGCGGCAGATGATTTGCCAGATTACCCTTCGCTTTCTTCGTCCATATCACAAGGAGGCGTGTCCTTGCCTGATACGAAGGTCTTTCAAAACTCAGGGGCTCAACAAGGAAATGGCGAGAGTGACAAAGGACGGGATAAAGGCGTGCCGAAGACGGATGGAGTAaaaaaggccaagaaaTGGAAACTTGAAGAGGTCGAGCGGTGGACGATGGTAAAACGCATTTGGTAGCCTATCCGttgcttctttcttttgtAACTGTACCCATAATCTTCACGTGTACCGGAGCTTTTGCATTAGTGTCCGTCTCTCACAGAATCATGGTCCAAGGTTTACAAATGATACATCTTATTCCTCATCAGACTTGGGAAGAGGCTTGGCGGGAGTGTTGGCGAGTAAACTAGAGCCCTTTTGCTTGCCAGCCCAGTCGTACTTTTTCTGTTTGCAGTCATGAGTTATGTTCAAGGTGGAAACACAGAAAAGCGCAAACAACGTACATCATAAGCCCAAGAGATACCAGCAACAAGGGCGGGCAATAAGAGGGCGTAGGTAAAAACCTGCCTTGTTTTCTGAGGGGTGAATCGGAAGTGTTGGTAGACATTCTCTCGCTGGGATAAAATCAGCCCAATCCTTTAAGGTATGCAATCCGAACCGAATGCTCACCATTTGAGACCATCTTTCGATAGCAGGGTCAAGCTACAAGACAAGAAAGATTAGAACCACTGTGTGATGTCCCTTGGTGTGAACGAACCTTGACCGGTTCTGGGGATGGTGTTAGCCTACGCGATTTATCTTGGGAAGCACCACTCACCAAAGTGCCCGTGTCCTCCAGCCATTGTTAATACTCTCTGAAGGATATGTATTTGTTGAGTAAGTGTCGGAGTACAGGAGCTTCTTTGAGATGGCAGAGCACCCGTTGGCTACTGCATGCGTCGGCGGATTTGATCCCGCTGTCCAAGAAATGATAAGGCCATGGAATAATGCCACGTCCGGAAAATCGGCGTTTTTTTGTacacatcatcatcatcatcattattATTCTCTCGTCGATCGACTTCTTTCACGCTCGTCCCCCGCTCAGCACATGGTGCTGTCCGtctattcttcttctatttAAACTTGCAACTTCCCCATCCATTACAAACTTACACCATGTACAGACCGCGCCCCAGATCGAGGTCGCCAGATCGTACACAAAGGGCTTACTCACCCTCAAGGCCCTTATCTCCGCCTCCGTCACGTTACGACAGATACCCACCTCGCCGACATGACGACTATCCTCCATACCCTGCTCCAGATTCGAGGAGGTATGGTGGTTATCCCCCAGAAACGTCTGATTATCCGAAAAATCAATCTATTGGATACGAAGAGCCATACTATCGCAGACGACATGAGGAGCCATACCCTGGAAATGAATATATGGACGAACCAGGATATGCTCCTCCACTTCGAGAACAGAATGAAAGAGAATACGATGATTGGGGTTCTGGTGGTCGAGGGTACGAGcccagaggaagaaattggggaagaggatatGACCGAGGGATGGCCATAGACAGGGAGGAGTTTCCATCCAGAAGGGATGTTGATCCTGCCCATGAACAATGGGAGCGAGGGAGGGACCCAGAACTGGCGGTGAGCGCTTGATTTAGTGCTGCTCGGATTAAGATGTTAATATATCACCAGAGGTATGATGCTCCATACTCTACTGGGCCTGCTTCGGATCTAGGGGACCAATCAAATCACGGCAGGAAAGGCAAAAATCCTTCCGAGCCCTCAATGGATGTGATCTTCCTCGGGTTGGACCCAGAATTGACAGAAGACGACGTAAGTATTCATAGTGTACATATCGAGGATGCCTCAGATTGATTAATTTTTGCTCAGTTCCTCGGATATCTTCGCACCGAACATAAAGCAGCTATCTCGGGCGTCAAGATCATCCGTGACAAATTCACAGGAGCCTCAAAATGCTTTGGTTTTGCTCAATTTCAGTCCCTGGACGGGGCTTCTgacttcatcaacaataAGTACGTCATAATGTTCGTCATCTGTGAAAGTAAAATCATTGAAGCGCTTGAATAGTTATCCAACGGTCCTTATGCCCGCCCTCTATGCTCATTCAGACCCTCGCAAGGTTAAGATTGACTTTTCAACCCCCCAACAGAACCCTCATTCAGGACATGGCTCATATCAGTCTGCTCCTGCGTATGTCCGCCCAGGTCATGACGGGATGCGAGATATCGGGTCCCCAGGTGGAGGTAAAAGGGTGCTCTTGCTGCGTGGCTTAGATTCCATGACAACTCCGGACGAAGTCATTCGTCGAATTGGTCAGGAAATTGCCAGAATGGTGGGGAAACAAGGACGGGAGTCCGAGGCAGAAAGTTCAATCGTGAGAGTAGTCCTCATTGCCGACAAGTCAGCGAGAAGTAGTTGGGGTTATGGATTTGTAGAGCTGGCCACCAGCGAGGTAAGTTTGCTTATGTTCTATCAAGCTTTCTGTTAACGTCCTTTTAGTTGGCGTCTGCTCTTCTACCATTCCTGCTCTCTCCACAACATC
This window harbors:
- a CDS encoding phosphatidylinositol glycan, class C, which encodes MSPPSPKQPLTPSLQINRKHLPKWEKVLWRSQPYPDNYVPPDFLSELNDILPRPRPPFYSLLLACLPISQHISIIAVFLAIFVALLEERVTPEAVGWGCVLGGISGWAIWTWGWGRWGPKQPQDPLIPTPTPLRTLILPPLLLSLLSPVLGTLTSATTSDSIWPLAGGLGFVHLLLVDFRTGEDVRVVRRRERLRKRRGSVGLREIGEEKSLTSSLSLTSALSASVVLASRLPSTAHVFSLILLAVLLFAGWPVVTKSVRETGRAFSFLLTLSTTILALSLFPATPSPFSSVFLGHRLSTPTIVFLSILFLVNFIGPAMLWYAWRWKIRRGGGWDVATVRIRQSRWP